The Acutalibacter muris genomic sequence TCTTATGCCGCACAAGCCGGGAAAAGGCCGCAAGGCTTATCGCTTCTGGGGCTGTGCTGGTGAACCATCAGGAGGTCCTCAGCGTGGACCGGCGGCTGGAGGAGCGGGACATTATCTCCGTTCGTGGGCACGGGAAATTTATATTGGACTCTTTCGGGCCCTTGACCGGCAAGGGCCGGCTGACCGTTAAATGTAGGAAATATCAATAGGGGAGGAACTTCCAGATGCTGACGGTAAAGGAAATCAATGAGGTGAGCTTTGGGAAAGCGGGATTCTCCGGCTATAAGCCGGAGGATGTGGATAATTTTATCGACATGGTGGCCGCTTCTTTCCAGGAGCTGCTGGCAGAGAGGGACGCGGCGGTAAAACAGGCCGGGGAGCTGGCCGCGCTGAACACTGAACTGGCCGCCAGGAACTCGGACGCCCAGCGCAAGCTCTCTGTCCTGGCCCAGAAGATCGAGACTTACCGCACGGACGAGGAGGGGATCAAGGAGGCCATCATCAGCGCCCAACGTATGTCCAAGGCCATGGTGAAGGAGGCCGAGGAGAAGGCCGCGGGCATAGTCAGCGACGCCCGGGCCCAGGCAGAGGCAAAGCTTCTTGAGGCCAACGAGGAGGCCCGCAAGATCACTCAGAACGCCGAAAGCGACGCGGCAAAGGCCGCCAAGGAATATTCACAGATGGCGGACACGAAGAAGACCGAGCTTGAGGAAATCAAGAAGCAGGTGACGGCTTTCCGTTCCTCGCTTTTGGAGATGTATAAAAAGCATCTGGAGTGTATAGACCATATACCCACCTTCAGGCAGAAGGACGAGCCGGAGCCCGAAAAGCCGGCGGCCGTACCCCAGCCGGAGCCTGTTGCGATTCGTGAGCCGGAACCTATAAAGACCGCGGAGCCTCTGTATGAACTTCCGCCGGAGGAACCTGTTGTGGAGGCAGAAGCGGAGACAATAGCGGAACCTGCGCCGGAGCCAAGGCCAGAGCCAGAGCCAAGACATATGCTGCCGGTGCAGGAGTACAGGGAGCAGCCCGCCCCGCGCCAGCCCCAGCCCCCAAGGACAGTGAGGGAAAGGCCGGCTCCCCAGCCCTCCCGGGGCGCGCCACGAGAGGGGACAGGGCGGCAGGAGCAGTCACAGATACGCACGCTGAACGACACGTATAATTACGTCCAGGAGCAGCTGCAGCCCTCCCGCCTGCCGGAGAGCTATCTGGAGGACAATGACCTGAGCTCAGTGGGCATCGACCTGAACGCCCACTCCAATATCCCCGAAGCGCTGCGCCGGGAGAAGAGCACAAATTACAGCAACCTTCCCTTCGGAGACGGCATTGACGTGGACGGAAGGAAGCGCAGGCGGTGAGATGCTTGAAAGGAGAGAACCTTGAGTAAAAAACTGGGAAGGGTGCTGCTCATTATGGCGTCAGCCGCCCTTATCGTTGTGGACCAGGTCACGAAACACCTGGCGGCTACCCTCCTGCGGGAGGGCGCGGGCGGGTCCGTGACAGTCATACCCGGGCTGCTGGAATTCAGATATCTTGAGAACACGGCCGCCGCCATGGGCCTGTTTGATGGGCTGATATGGCTGGTCATGGTTCTAAGCGTTCTTGTGGCTATAGGCATAATTGCGGCGGTATTCCTCTATAAGGAGCACACCTGGGCAAGCTATACGGCGGCTACGCTGCTGCTTGCGGGCGGTGTGGGGAATTTAATTGACAGGATAATAAATTTGGGGCCCACAGGCGAGCGTTTCGTGGTGGACTTTATCCATGTGCTGTTTTTTCCCTATATATTCAATTTTGCTGACTGCTGTGTGACGATCGGAGCGGTCTTTTTGGTGATCCATTTCATAATAGGAGCCCGGCGGGAAAAGCAGCTTGCCGAGCAGGAGGGCTGAGGGCTATGGTCCAGGCTGGGGAGGAGCTCACGCTTATAGTGGAGGACGCGTCCCTGCGGCTGGATAAGCTGCTGGCCCAGCGGCTCGAGGGCATGAGCCGCTCAGCCCTTCAGAA encodes the following:
- a CDS encoding DivIVA domain-containing protein — its product is MLTVKEINEVSFGKAGFSGYKPEDVDNFIDMVAASFQELLAERDAAVKQAGELAALNTELAARNSDAQRKLSVLAQKIETYRTDEEGIKEAIISAQRMSKAMVKEAEEKAAGIVSDARAQAEAKLLEANEEARKITQNAESDAAKAAKEYSQMADTKKTELEEIKKQVTAFRSSLLEMYKKHLECIDHIPTFRQKDEPEPEKPAAVPQPEPVAIREPEPIKTAEPLYELPPEEPVVEAEAETIAEPAPEPRPEPEPRHMLPVQEYREQPAPRQPQPPRTVRERPAPQPSRGAPREGTGRQEQSQIRTLNDTYNYVQEQLQPSRLPESYLEDNDLSSVGIDLNAHSNIPEALRREKSTNYSNLPFGDGIDVDGRKRRR
- the lspA gene encoding signal peptidase II codes for the protein MSKKLGRVLLIMASAALIVVDQVTKHLAATLLREGAGGSVTVIPGLLEFRYLENTAAAMGLFDGLIWLVMVLSVLVAIGIIAAVFLYKEHTWASYTAATLLLAGGVGNLIDRIINLGPTGERFVVDFIHVLFFPYIFNFADCCVTIGAVFLVIHFIIGARREKQLAEQEG